One region of Gossypium raimondii isolate GPD5lz chromosome 6, ASM2569854v1, whole genome shotgun sequence genomic DNA includes:
- the LOC105773920 gene encoding copper transporter 5, with protein MMHMTLYWGKDVTLLIDSWKTDSWLSYLLTLLACFLFSSFYQYMEDRRLRFRSLASSNPSPPSSAGASVPLLPKYRRSAKFATALLFGINSAIGYLLMLAIMSFNGGIFLAIVLGLAVGYLVFRSADDETVVVENVCACA; from the coding sequence ATGATGCACATGACCTTGTACTGGGGAAAGGACGTGACTCTGCTCATCGATTCCTGGAAGACTGATTCATGGCTGAGTTACCTCCTCACTTTGCTTGCttgttttctcttctcttccttTTACCAGTACATGGAAGATCGACGCCTCCGTTTCAGATCCCTTGCTTCCTCCAACCCATCCCCGCCTTCCTCCGCCGGCGCTTCTGTTCCTCTCCTCCCCAAATACCGCCGCTCCGCTAAATTCGCGACGGCCTTGCTCTTCGGGATCAATTCGGCTATCGGGTATCTCCTGATGTTGGCCATCATGTCTTTCAACGGAGGCATTTTCTTGGCTATTGTTTTGGGACTGGCTGTTGGGTACCTGGTTTTCAGGTCCGCCGATGACGAGACCGTGGTGGTGGAGAACGTTTGCGCCTGCGCTTAA